GGTGGCGGTCGCACACATAGTCATAGGCGAACTTGGCCAGGGCGATCCGGCGGTCTTCAAACGAAAGCGCTTTCATAAGCAGGAAAAGGTCATCGGTCATGATGCCGCCGGCCAGCTTTATTTCGCCTTTGGCTATTTCCAGACGGCGGTCATCAAAGCCTTCGTCTTTCATAAACCTGAGCACCCGGTCCACGTCTTCCTGCTCCATAGCGTAGCGGCAACTGGTCGGCGCATCGGCGGGCGGCAACGGACGGGCTAACGGTACTTCGTCTACTTTGCGCAAGATCAAAGAACGGCCCCTACGAGTAGGTTCCAGCACATAGGCGCTTTCATACCCGGCGGCCAGATCTACCCTGGCATTAAGAACCTGGGCCCTTCTTCCCCGGCCAAGAATCCTAATATTCAAGGCATGCCGCCCAGGCGGAAGATCCCCTACGGCTACCCTGCTGGATGGCACCGGATTGATGATACGCCCCCCAATGGCCAGCAGGAAATGCTCCCCCCGCTCGGTCTCTATCAGAATGGCCGCTTCGCGGCGGCTTTGTGCCTGCAACCCATGCGCCGCCAGCAAAAACAATATCCCCAAAAAGTATAGACGTTTCATCTTGCTAAGATTTAATAAGACATAACAGCCTTCACCCAAGTATTATGCCAATTCTATATTTAGAAAGGAGCTATTCCTGATTTTAACATATTTTACGAAAAACGGGCTGGAAACGTAGGGTCACGAAAGAAGAAGGGAATAAAGTAATCCTATGAGAGACAAGCTGTTGCCCGGTAGTAATAGCAGATGGATCTTCAGTAGACCTTGCCATTCCCCTACCCCCTTCAAAGGGGGACGAAGAAGTGAAGGCACAGACACTCGCAGGAGCTGCGCACGCTACGAGGTCAGCGTCTGGTAAAGTCATTACAAGGAACGGGCCTATTACATCTGGAACCGCAGCGGACAGGTCAAGCCCTGTCCCTACTTCATCTAATAATGCCCGCCGGGCGATGAAGGCATGGCAACGGAACCACCGGCAACCCGCATCTTGCCCATAACCTTGCGGAGGGCCGCTGCCGCGTAGCCCGAAGCATGGGCAGGGGCAAGTAGCGGCTATCCAAGCGGCAGAGGCGTAAGCTCCCTATGAAACAAAAGGCTTTTGCCCGGTGGTACCGCGGTGAAGCCCCGCCTGTCTGAGCGGCAGCGAGTTCGGGGGTTCTTGATTCTTTTGGTTACTTTTCTCATCAAGGAGAAAAGTAACAAACGCCAGCCGGGCAAAGGGAAGGATATAGTTGAAGGAAGAGGTAGGAAGCAAGGCTTTATAGCAGATAGCGAGGCAGTCTAAGGTCATTGGTGAGAACACCAACAACGGCGAATGGAGGCTCTCCTGTGTAAACACTCCCCTATAGAGGTTCGCTCGCTACCTCAAACTCGCGTTTGGGCAATCCATAAGGGGAGAGTCTGCGTTGAATAAGAGGTAATGGTTTAAATGCAGACTTCCTCCTTTAATATCTATCCTTCATAATAAAACTCCCCATACCCATTCCTAATAGTAAGCTCATTCTTACTACTAGCCTCTACCCTACCAATCACTTGCGCGTCAATGTTGAAAGAGTTACTAATACGCACCAAATCTGCGGCGATGGCTTCCGGTACGTAAAGTTCCAGGCGGTGGCCCATATTGAAGACCTTATACATTTCCTGCCAGCTGGTGTTGCTTTGCTCCTGAATTAACCTGAACAGCGGAGGAACCGGCAGCAGATTGTCTTTGATGATGTGCACGTTTTTGGTGAAGTGCAGCACTTTGGTCTGGGCGCCGCCGCTGCAATGCACCATGCCGTGCAGTTGGGTGCGGTAATCTTTTAAGATGGCCTGCACCAAAGGGGCGTAAGTTCTTGTAGGCGATAGCACCAGTTTCCCCACGGTTAAACCGGTTTCCGGCTCAATATCAGTCAGGCGCTTGGTGCCGGAGTAGACCAGATCTGCCGGCACGGCGGGGTCAAAGCTTTCGGGGTAGGCCTGGGCCAGGTAATTGGCGAAGACGTCATGGCGGGCGCTGGTGAGGCCGTTGCTGCCCATGCCGCCGTTATATTCGCTTTCATAGGTGGCCTGCCCATAAGACGCGAAGCCTACAATCACATCGCCGGGCTGAATGGTGTGGTTGGAGATAACGTCAGAGCGTTTCATGCGGGCCGTTACGGTACTGTCCACAATGATGGTGCGTACCAGGTCACCCACGTCGGCGGTCTCGCCACCGGTGCTGTAGATACCAATACCGTTGTCTCTCAGCATCTGCAAAACTTCCTCGGTGCCGTTAATGATGGCGGCAATCACTTCGCCGGGCACCAGGTTCTTGTTGCGGCCAATGGTAGAGGAAAGCAGAATGTTATCGGTGGCGCCTACGCAGAGCAGGTCATCAGTGTTCATGATGATGGCGTCCTGGGCAATGCCTTTCCAGACCGAGATGTCCCCGGTTTCGCGCCAGTAAAGGTAGGCCAGCGCCGATTTGGTACCGGCCCCGTCGGCGTGCATGATGTTGCAGTACTCGGGGTCGCCCACCAACAGGTCTGGGATAATCTTGCAGAACGCCTGCGGATAGAGGCCTTTGTCTATGTTCTGAATGGCGTTGTGCACATCTTCTTTAGAGGCGGAGACGCCGCGCTGCAGATACCGGTTTTCCATGGTGGGCATTGGTTGGGTAAAAAGCCGTTTTGGGCCTGTTTTGACAAAAACGGCCTCTAAACGCAGAAACTGTTGATACCGTGGCAAAAATAAGAAAGCCTCCCGGTTATGAGAGGCTTTTCTTGTGGTATTTCAAAAATGAGGGGCAGGCG
This Rufibacter radiotolerans DNA region includes the following protein-coding sequences:
- a CDS encoding DUF4476 domain-containing protein; amino-acid sequence: MKRLYFLGILFLLAAHGLQAQSRREAAILIETERGEHFLLAIGGRIINPVPSSRVAVGDLPPGRHALNIRILGRGRRAQVLNARVDLAAGYESAYVLEPTRRGRSLILRKVDEVPLARPLPPADAPTSCRYAMEQEDVDRVLRFMKDEGFDDRRLEIAKGEIKLAGGIMTDDLFLLMKALSFEDRRIALAKFAYDYVCDRHRFSRVFDAFEFSSSKRELQDFLYKQ
- a CDS encoding AIR synthase related protein, which codes for MENRYLQRGVSASKEDVHNAIQNIDKGLYPQAFCKIIPDLLVGDPEYCNIMHADGAGTKSALAYLYWRETGDISVWKGIAQDAIIMNTDDLLCVGATDNILLSSTIGRNKNLVPGEVIAAIINGTEEVLQMLRDNGIGIYSTGGETADVGDLVRTIIVDSTVTARMKRSDVISNHTIQPGDVIVGFASYGQATYESEYNGGMGSNGLTSARHDVFANYLAQAYPESFDPAVPADLVYSGTKRLTDIEPETGLTVGKLVLSPTRTYAPLVQAILKDYRTQLHGMVHCSGGAQTKVLHFTKNVHIIKDNLLPVPPLFRLIQEQSNTSWQEMYKVFNMGHRLELYVPEAIAADLVRISNSFNIDAQVIGRVEASSKNELTIRNGYGEFYYEG